The genomic segment GTACCCATTTGTATCGGCACATTGGGATATTGTTCATTTCTGTTCCCTGGTGACTGAAAGTAATAGATTCTTATCTGGCTGATCTGGTGCATAGGCCTAGGTGTTAGAGTATCAGCGAACTTACAGCTAGCCATCTAATcggtttgacattttgggataAAGGCTTATTTGTTATGTCCCAGCGAGACAGATGAGAAGTTTGatgatattaaataaatatgaagcttGAGCTAGCAGCTGTTCACATAGCATAGACTGGATTTGACTCTATCCAAAGAAAACCAGCACTTATCAAGCTTATCAGCTGACAATTTAAATCTCACTTGTCTAATACCTCTAATCTAAGTTAAGACATAACCCActtgttgttttgtacaaattaaaataaGGTGAAACACGTGAATTAAAAAGCTTTCAAGGTATCTTTAAACAGAcgcaggctagctgtttctaagctatgctaactttctcctggctgtagcttcatatcgATGCAGACGCAGAGGTAGGAGACTTGTATTATTCCTGAAATTCATTTTACTGGGAAAATTCCATGCCACTATTAAGCCCCTTCATCCAACAACTACATCCGTAAAAGCTCTTGACTTACTTGCCACGGCTATGTTTCGAGTAGCAGCGACAAACAGCCCAGACACGCTATTGGTGGCTTTGCAGACGAGTGTTTTGTAGTCGTCCTCCTCCCGGGGATTGATAGAAATAACATTCCCCTGACCGCCAATCCATGCGCCTTTGTCGATCCGCCAGGTGTAGTTACAAGATGGCCGACAGTAGGCGTGGCAGCTGTAGGTGTGGCTCACTGTCGGATTCATCAGATTTGGGCCTGAGATGGAAACGTTGGCAGGTCCGGCTAAGGTGAGAAATATATGAGTCCTTAGAAtggaaagacatttaaaaagcacataTATTATGAATATAAGCCAATCATTCTATAAGCCTGTTACAGGATTAAAGCTCTCTCTTACCTaacactttcagtttttttgttgttgtggcgGTCTGCAGGGTTTTGTCGTCTGTGACTGTGCACGCCACTGTAAAGGCTTCTGTCCAGCTGTTGATGGTGAAGGCTAACACATTGCCCTGGCCCTGGGCGCTCTGCCCATCCAAAGACATTGAAAAGGTACACGAAGTGCAGTCGGCTGCGCACTCAATGCTACTGGGCACACCCACAGTCACATAGTCCGGACCAATGATTGCAATGTCAAATTGTAGTCCTCCTGAAAATGTCAATAATCACCAATAGAATGGATGTTTACAGCCATACAGATATCACTTTTAACAtaggttttattattttctcttacCTGTTTCGGAAGTCTCCCCATCTGTCGACAGTACTGGCTGAAGGCCTACAcagtcaaagaaaacacattttattgctAAAACCAAAAAGCAGGAATGTTTGTTATTTGCCttcaaaatattatttaaaaaaactgcttaAGTAAAGCCATACAACCTTTCAAAGACGACAAAAAGACTCGTACTCTTGGTCCAGCACAACCCTTATCCTAGCATACtctggctaatgttagctaacatgaacaaaaatgcTGTTGAACTGACATAAATGACTTTCTaactcttctgtgtttgtgctgccaTAAAGGTTGTGTTTAAGTTATGTTTTAGCATTTATCATTATCCTGTTATTGTCACTTGAGGCAAGTGGCTGCTGTTTAGCAAATGCTACACAGGCTTGAAATACACATTAGCCTAGCAGCGATGTAACAATGTAAAACTACTGCATTGCGTGTTAAATGCCAGACTCTGAACATTACTTAAGTGAAAGTAAAACTGCAGTATTATCAACACAATTTAGTTTTAACACCAGATGTATTAATTCAGAAGGTGAATGGTATGTACATATGTAGCCCTGAATGTGTACCCTGAATCCATGAGTAAGCATTTTACACTTGTAGCTGGTGGGGGTGGAGCGAATTGCAACTACTTTCTATGGTGTTGTGTAGTTCCATCTAGAACAATGCTTAACATTTTTAAGGCTTATATGTTTGTAGGTAAAATCTTCATATGCAAAGtaacttaaagaaaaaaaaactagctgAGTAGCTTTCAATGCTGTGGAGTAAAGAGAGAAATATCTCGGCCTAATTCTGAATTGTAAAAGTACAGTACTATAGCTCACGGTCTGTGACGTATAggttcatatatatatatacacaaattgAGGAGTTTTactaaataaaactaataatactaaataaaacaaagtaagaaAAGTTTTCCCAACAGCCATTAATCAGTCAGCATCGCAGCACCCACACACTGGACTGCCAATGGACCACAGCTAAAATCGACTCTGTTACTGGTATTTTTGTCAAATCGACGTGTTTGTTACCTGccagaaacagcagcaacaaaagtCTGCCACAGTTTGAGCGTCCTCCGTGTTGTTTGGGTTTGCGGATACCGTCCATTGTCCCGTGAGACTCTGAAAGTGTGCGGCCACCAGGAAACGGGCAACTTGGCACTGCGCGGTCAGTCAGTCAACATCAGCAGGCAAACACCTCTTATCGGAGCGAGTTGGGGAGAAGCGTATCTGCCCTCTTAGTCACTCAGACGGTGACATCCATCACTGTGCGTCGATGACAGATCAAAGTCAGTGGACTGTGGCCTACATCAGCTGGGAAACGTTTTTATCTTCGGCAACTCGTGACCAGTCGAGATCTCTTCACTGGTGAATGTTTGTTCCGTTTTATTGATGGGAGCACAGTGAGCGTGGAGAAAACCCAGAGCGGCGGCGCTCCCTTCTTTGGGCTTCTGGCCTAGGGAGGAGCGTTTTAGAGGTTGCAGATGGATTGTTGGACAGTGTAATGGTTTGGAAACTGGCCATGCTGGATATAAGTGACAGGTGTGGTCACTGCAAAAGGGAATATGTCCCAAACAAGGATTTCGTGTTGGAAAACACATGTTCATGTCCTCAGCATAACTCAGCCTCAGTGggaacattttaacaaaaaaatgaaattgtgaataagttgtttttgttttcccatttcAGGGATTCTTTGTGTCATAtcaagaattaaaaaaaaaaaaagaaacatccttACACTGAAGGAATAGTGTTTGAGGTGGTTCATATAGTGTGTGTAACAGCATTACTCACTTCTGCCTTCCCAGCATTTACCTTTGGTAGTGTACAATAGGTGGCCTCGCCCTCAGTTCCAGAAATACATCCATCATCAGAATATATTatcaaaatgcaaacagaagaagaagaaggggaaaaaaaagaactgccaCACAGTGGATATCCCGACTTTAACCGAGCAGTGGCCGCTAGCATGAATATAAacacggggaaaaaaacatggcacACAATCAAATTAAGAAATGAGCgatttacatttattcaaagaaaaaaaaaactcacacacacagcttacaCAAATACAACAAGAAGTCAACAaagaaatcaatatttttgggtgtgtgtgagcgtgtgcaaTCTGGAGTGGTAAGACGGTCTgcggaggtgtgtgtgtgctcctaAAGCGACGTCTCCCGGGAGTCCCTGGGCAGCCTGAAGGTCAGTATTTCTGTGAAAGTGTGACCTGCACAAACACCAGACAGAGACGGGATTATACAGCAGCCGAATCATATCTGCCTCCTGCTTTCAGGTCCAAGATCAACCTGTTCATCTGCTCTCTTATGAAGCTGTCTTCTTCCTGATTGGTCTGTTGCGCCTTCTTCTGTTTCAATGGTTCTATGTGATAAAAGCGGCATCAAGGAAGCTCTTCGGTGACCTCTTCTGGCTAAGATCAGGCACTGTGACAACACCGACAGAGTTCACTTCCTGCTACATAATTCTCTAACAGTAGCAGTCATGGAGCAACGTTGGCATCCATCTGAAGACAGGTTTCAGGCTAACTGACTATAACGCCAATATTCAAAGACAACATTCAGCTCTTTAGCtttaaatgctccactatgtgCACTAGCTAGCTGCTGACTTTGTATGTTTGCTGTGGCGTTCGGGTGTTGTTTCGACGCAACTACCAGAGCTTTATCACTGTTAACAGCAGCTGCGACAAGACACAAGATGGAtgagagctgtgagagtgaaccaCAGTTACAGAGAGTGAACATTTACGCTGCAAACCTCGAAAACcgaaacaatgagctgaaagaggctaaaacACTCCAAagagctgagaggaactgcTGAACCTGGTGCTGATTGTCTGGATGTGAAAGCGACACCTTTCACATTAGACATAGTGTCTTGACCTGTTGCTGATACAAAAATACAGAcgacagcagctttaaaaagatGCTGTCTGAAggcagaaaggtggcagggtctgccacatataaacaaagtgtaaCAGTATGATATTTAAGGTCAGTACTTTTGCTTAATTTGTTTaggtgtggaaaaaaaaaatcagacaatgAAGATCTTGCTCTTCCGATTAAAATGTCTCCCCCAAagctacacagtgcacctttaaatctaatcgccccccccttctctcttaCGTTTCCACTGGTCCAGCGGCAGGTCTGTGTTGTCCATGGTCTGATCGTAGGGCAGcgcttctgtctcctcctcggTGTCTCTGAACTCGCCGAAGAAGGGCAGCTCGAGCGCCTCCGATGCACTCACTCTCTGCTCGgggtccagcagcagcatcttctCCAGGACACACACCGCTGTgacgtagacacacacacacacacacgtttaggTCAGCACGATGCGAGCCGGATAAAACTGAGGAGCGGGGAAGCGTCACGTACCGTTTGAGCTGGCTTTGGTGAACACGGTGTGCAGATCTTTCTTGGGCACCTTTGGTAGACTTCGGATGTAGTTTTTGGCCTGCAGAGAGATGGGAGGGCAGAGGTTGGTGCGCTGAGGGATTTTTCACACGTCGGAGAGAAGTCACGCATGAACAGTTGAACAGCGTTTTTGCCCTGAAGTCTCGGATTTCACACCATCATGAGACACCGAGCCTCTTTACTGACACAAGTCATTCAGTGCAGTAATTAAAGGGTTGCTTTCCTGCA from the Acanthopagrus latus isolate v.2019 chromosome 14, fAcaLat1.1, whole genome shotgun sequence genome contains:
- the LOC119032336 gene encoding uncharacterized protein LOC119032336, producing MDGIRKPKQHGGRSNCGRLLLLLFLAGLQPVLSTDGETSETGGLQFDIAIIGPDYVTVGVPSSIECAADCTSCTFSMSLDGQSAQGQGNVLAFTINSWTEAFTVACTVTDDKTLQTATTTKKLKVLAGPANVSISGPNLMNPTVSHTYSCHAYCRPSCNYTWRIDKGAWIGGQGNVISINPREEDDYKTLVCKATNSVSGLFVAATRNIAVATGPSEILIKGPDVIAIDEQYKFECTSECRPSCRYVSSVDGQTVRGSVIELTVEHPLKSITIKCEAQNTASRKTATALKTVRLTGSDRNPSTRPEETSAVLLPPLLALIISAAYAL